The genomic window TTCGGTGCGGTGCAGGACGGCGTGGGTGACCGAGCCGAGGGTCATGCCGGGGAATCCGCCGCGGCCGTGGCTGCCGAGCACGATCAGCTGCGCACCGGCGGCGGCTCGCAGCACGCGGCGGGCGGGACGGTCTTCGGCGACCACGCGGGTGACCGGAACCTCGGGGTATTTCTCGACGTATCCGGCGAGGCTCCCGGCCAGCAGCGTCTCGGCTTCGGTCTGCATCTCCGCGCGGGATTCGTAGCGGCCGAACTCCGACCAGGTGTGCACGGCGATCACCTCGGCGCCGCGCAGGAAGGCCTCGTCGAAGGCGACCTCGACGGCTTGCGCACTGGAGGGCGAGCCGTCGACGCCGACGACGACCGGCCCGCGCCACGATTCGGATTTCGCTTCGGGGACGACCGCGACGGGTCCGTGGGCGTGGCGGACCAGCGCGGTGCTCACCGAGCCGAGCACCATACGGCCGAACACGCCGTGGCCGTGGGTGCCGACGACGGTCAGGCGCGCGTCGGCGGCCCGGCCGGCCAGGACAGGTACCGGGGCGGCATCGTCCACGACCGTGCGGACTTCGATGGTCGCGATCGGTGCTGCCGCGGCTCGCGCGGTGTCGGCCGCGGTGGCGAGGAGATCGCGTCCGGTGTGACGCCAGGACTCGACGTCGAAGATCGGGCCTGCCATGCTGGGCCCCAAGGCGGGGACGCCGAGGGCGTGGATCAGCTGCACGGGGGATCGGTGGCGGGCGGCGTACTGCGCTGCCCAGCGCACGGCGGTCAGGGACTGCTCGGAACCGTCGACTCCGACGACGACGGGCGGGTCGGTGGTGTCTGACATGTGCGTGTGCCTCTCTGTCCCTTGCGGATCGGAGGTAACCGGCTCTTTCAGGCTGGGCAGCGCGTGTCCCACGCGCGCTGGTCGTTGGTCACCGACTGCCGGGACCGACGACCGCATCGATGGAACGGTCGGCGGTACGGTGCCCCGGGGCGTGGTGAGCAACGCACGCGACCGACTGTCATCGATGCTAGGAGGTATTCCGATGGGACGAGGGACGATCATCGTGACCGGAGGAAGCCGCGGCATCGGCGCGGCCACCGCGCGCAGGCTCGCCCGCGAGGGTCATGCCATCCACCTGACTTACCGCACGGACGCCGATGCCGCCGGCGACGTGGTCGGCGCCATCGTCGCCGAGGGCGGACGCGCCAGGGCGACTCGCGCCGACCTGAGCAGCCCGGCCGACATCGACGCGCTGTTCGGCGCCGTCGACATGGGTCACGAGCCGCTCGTGGGGTTGGTGAACAACGCGGGGATGCTCGAAAACCAGTGTCGCGTCGAGGAGTTCGATGCCGACCGGCTGCACCGCGTGATGGCGGTCAATGTCGTCGGCCCGATGCTGTGCGCGGCCGCGGCGGTCCGGCGGATGTCGCGCCGACACGGCGGTGCGGGCGGCGTGATCGTCAATGTGTCGTCGGTCGCCGCCCGGCTCGGCGCGCCTGGTGAATACGTCGACTACGCCGCGAGCAAGGGCGCGATCGACACCTTCACGCGCGGCTTGGCGGCCGAGGTCGCGGGCGAGGGCATCCGCGTCAACGCGGTCCGGCCCGGTTACATCCACACCGATATCCACGCCCTCGGCGGCGACCCCGAGCGAGTCGACCGCCTCGCCCCGACCCTGCCGATGGGCCGGGGCGGGCATCCCGACGAGGTGGCCGAGGCGATCGCGTGGCTGATGTCGGAGGCCGCCTCCTATACGACGGGCAGCTTCCTCCATCTAGCGGGCGGCCGCTGAGGACCAACGGGCGGCGAACGCTGGTCGATCCGGGCGCGCCACCACGATGCACACGCGGGCAACCGATGAATTCTGGGAGGCGGGATCGTCTGCATCCGAGAACGGCGATCCGCGCCGACCGAGACGCGGATCGACCACATCGCCGGCTCCGCCGGCCGCACGCGAAGGGAAGAACCCGGTGTCGAATGTTGTGTCTCGCGAAGACCTGTGGGCCATGGCGCACGCCGAGCGCGCCGCGTTGGCCGAGGATCTCGCCGCGCTGGACGACGAGCAGTGGGTCGCGCCCTCGCTGTGCGGAGACTGGGTGGTCGAGGAGGTCGTCGCCCACCTCACCGCGGCGGCCAGTATCGGCCGGGCGCGTTGGCTGATCAGTGTCGTCGGCGCCCGCTTCGACTTCGATCGGCACAACGATCGGCGACTGGCCGAGCACCGGGGTGCGAACCCGGCCGAAACCCTCGAACGGTTCCGTTCGATCATCACGAGCACCACGGCCGCGTCGGGGCATACCGCGGCATGGCTCGGCGAGGTGATCGTCCACGCCCAAGACATCCGACACCCACTCGGGCTGTCCCGCACACCCTCGATCGAGGCGTGCCTCGAAGTGGCCCGCTTCTTCGCGGCCCGGGACTTCACCGTGCCCAGCCGCAGCCTCGTCGAGGGCCTGCGCCTCGAAGCGACCGACAGCTCCTTCGCCGTCGGCGCCGGACCGCTGATCCACGGAACGACCCTCGCGCTGACCATGGCCATGGCGAGAAGACACACGTATTGCGACGACCTCGCAGGCCCGGGCCTGCCCACCCTGCGAGCGCGCTGTTCACCGGATGCGGCCGAGCGCCGCGGCGAAGACGAGTAACCGACCACCCCTCGCGGGTGGCCGTGTCGGCGCACGCATCCGGGTAATCGTGTGAGACCGACGCACGACCGGGCATACCCGGCACATACGGGACCGTCTCGATGCCCGGAAGGGCGCGCCTGCCGGGCACAACCGATCGGAGCCTGTCATGGGAGCACCGAACTCTATGCGGGCGTGGCGGGTGCGCGCGCCGGGCGCACTGGACAGCCATCCCCTCGGTATGGCGCACGAGCCCATCCCCGAACCGGGGCCGGACGAGTTGCTGGTCCGGGTGCTGGCGTGTGGGGTGTGCCGCACCGATCTGCACGTGGTCGAAGGCGACCTGGCCGTCCATCGCGCCGGCGTGATCCCCGGGCACGAAGTCGTCGCCGAAGTGCTCGCCGTTCCTCCGGCCCGCGACGGTTTCGCGATCGGTGACCGAGTCGGCATCCCCTGGCTGCGCCACACCTGCGGGGTGTGCCGATACTGCCGACGCGGTGCGGAGAACCTCTGCCCGCGCTCGCGCTACACCGGGTGGGACGCCGATGGCGGATACGCCGAATACACCACGGTCCCGGCAGATTTCGCCCTCCGTCTGCCAGCGGGCTACACCGACGAGCAACTGGCGCCGCTGTTGTGCGCGGGCATCATCGGATACCACGCGCTGCTGCGTGCGGCATTGCCCGCGGGCGGCGCGCTGGGCATCTACGGGTTCGGCGGAAGCGCGCATCTCACCGCGCAGGTCGCGACAGCCCAGGGCGCGCGAGTGCACGTGATGACCCGAGGTGCGGCGGCGCGGGATCTCGCCGGCGCTCTCGGCGCGACCTCGGTGCAGGGCGCGACCGACGCCCCGCCCGAACCCCTCGACTCGGCCATCCTGTTCGCTCCCGCCGGAGAACTGGTCCCTGTCGCACTGGAGGCCCTCGACGCGGGCGGCACCCTGGCCCTGGCCGGAATCCATCTCAGCGACATCCCGCCGCTGAACTACCAACGCCACCTGTTCCGGGAACGCCAGCTACGCAGCGTCACCTCCAACACTC from Nocardia bhagyanarayanae includes these protein-coding regions:
- a CDS encoding zinc-binding alcohol dehydrogenase family protein, producing MRAWRVRAPGALDSHPLGMAHEPIPEPGPDELLVRVLACGVCRTDLHVVEGDLAVHRAGVIPGHEVVAEVLAVPPARDGFAIGDRVGIPWLRHTCGVCRYCRRGAENLCPRSRYTGWDADGGYAEYTTVPADFALRLPAGYTDEQLAPLLCAGIIGYHALLRAALPAGGALGIYGFGGSAHLTAQVATAQGARVHVMTRGAAARDLAGALGATSVQGATDAPPEPLDSAILFAPAGELVPVALEALDAGGTLALAGIHLSDIPPLNYQRHLFRERQLRSVTSNTRTHAREFLTFAERHRLHVATHRYALDRADHALNDLAHGRFDGAAVLIP
- a CDS encoding maleylpyruvate isomerase family mycothiol-dependent enzyme — protein: MSNVVSREDLWAMAHAERAALAEDLAALDDEQWVAPSLCGDWVVEEVVAHLTAAASIGRARWLISVVGARFDFDRHNDRRLAEHRGANPAETLERFRSIITSTTAASGHTAAWLGEVIVHAQDIRHPLGLSRTPSIEACLEVARFFAARDFTVPSRSLVEGLRLEATDSSFAVGAGPLIHGTTLALTMAMARRHTYCDDLAGPGLPTLRARCSPDAAERRGEDE
- a CDS encoding universal stress protein, which encodes MSDTTDPPVVVGVDGSEQSLTAVRWAAQYAARHRSPVQLIHALGVPALGPSMAGPIFDVESWRHTGRDLLATAADTARAAAAPIATIEVRTVVDDAAPVPVLAGRAADARLTVVGTHGHGVFGRMVLGSVSTALVRHAHGPVAVVPEAKSESWRGPVVVGVDGSPSSAQAVEVAFDEAFLRGAEVIAVHTWSEFGRYESRAEMQTEAETLLAGSLAGYVEKYPEVPVTRVVAEDRPARRVLRAAAGAQLIVLGSHGRGGFPGMTLGSVTHAVLHRTECPLLVVRPRTTG
- a CDS encoding SDR family oxidoreductase, coding for MGRGTIIVTGGSRGIGAATARRLAREGHAIHLTYRTDADAAGDVVGAIVAEGGRARATRADLSSPADIDALFGAVDMGHEPLVGLVNNAGMLENQCRVEEFDADRLHRVMAVNVVGPMLCAAAAVRRMSRRHGGAGGVIVNVSSVAARLGAPGEYVDYAASKGAIDTFTRGLAAEVAGEGIRVNAVRPGYIHTDIHALGGDPERVDRLAPTLPMGRGGHPDEVAEAIAWLMSEAASYTTGSFLHLAGGR